The following proteins are encoded in a genomic region of Oncorhynchus keta strain PuntledgeMale-10-30-2019 chromosome 6, Oket_V2, whole genome shotgun sequence:
- the LOC127930694 gene encoding uncharacterized protein LOC127930694 isoform X3 — translation MITWLFTRGTSTESMCRYHGDHVTTYTMITWLFTRGTSTESMCRYHGDHVTTYTMITWLFTRGTSTESMCRYHGDHVTTYTMITWLFTRGTSTESMCRYHGDHVITYTMITWLFTRGTSTESMCRYHGDHVTTYTMITWLFTQGTSTESMCRYHGDHVTTYTMITWLFTRGTSTESMCRYHGDHVTTYTMITWLFTQGTSTESMCRYHGDHVTTYTMITWLFTRGTSTESMCRYHGDHVTTYTMITWLFTRGTSTESMCRYHGDHVITYTMITWLFTRGTSTESMCRYHGDHVTTYTMITWLFTRGTSTESMCRYHGDHVTTYTMITWLFTRGTSTESMCRYHGDHVTTYTMITWLFTQGTSTESMCRYHGDHVTTYTMITWLFTRGTSTESMCRYHGDHVTTYTMITWLFTRGTSTESMCRYHGDHVTTYTLCAFGFSLVHQ, via the exons atgataaCGTGGCTAtttacacggggtaccagtactgagtccatgtgcaggtaTCATGGTGATCATGTGACCACATACACAATGATAACGTGGCTAtttacacggggtaccagtactgagtccatgtgcaggtaTCATGGTGATCATGTGACCACATACACAATGATAACGTGGCTAtttacacggggtaccagtactgagtccatgtgcag gtaTCATGGTGATCATGTGACCACATACACAATGATAACGTGGCTAtttacacggggtaccagtactgagtccatgtgcaggtaTCATGGTGATCATGTGATCACATACACAATGATAACGTGGCTAtttacacggggtaccagtactgagtccatgtgcaggtaTCATGGTGATCATGTGACCACATACACAATGATAACGTGGCTAtttacacagggtaccagtactgagtccatgtgcaggtaTCATGGTGATCATGTGACCACATACACAATGATAACGTGGCTAtttacacggggtaccagtactgagtccatgtgcaggtaTCATGGTGATCATGTGACCACATACACAATGATAACGTGGCTAtttacacagggtaccagtactgagtccatgtgcaggtaTCATGGTGATCATGTGACCACATACACAATGATAACGTGGCTAtttacacggggtaccagtactgagtccatgtgcag gtaTCATGGTGATCATGTGACCACATACACAATGATAACGTGGCTAtttacacggggtaccagtactgagtccatgtgcaggtaTCATGGTGATCATGTGATCACATACACAATGATAACGTGGCTAtttacacggggtaccagtactgagtccatgtgcaggtaTCATGGTGATCATGTGACCACATACACAATGATAACGTGGCTAtttacacggggtaccagtactgagtccatgtgcaggtaTCATGGTGATCATGTGACCACATACACAATGATAACGTGGCTAtttacacggggtaccagtactgagtccatgtgcaggtaTCATGGTGATCATGTGACCACATACACAATGATAACGTGGCTAtttacacagggtaccagtactgagtccatgtgcaggtaTCATGGTGATCATGTGACCACATACACAATGATAACGTGGCTAtttacacggggtaccagtactgagtccatgtgcaggtaTCATGGTGATCATGTGACCACATACACAATGATAACGTGGCTAtttacacggggtaccagtactgagtccatgtgcaggtaTCATGGTGATCATGTGACCACATACACACTGTGTGCCTTTGGGTTCAGTTTGGTTCATCAGTAA
- the LOC127930694 gene encoding uncharacterized protein LOC127930694 isoform X7 yields the protein MITWLFTRGTSTESMCRYHGDHVTTYTMITWLFTRGTSTESMCRYHGDHVTTYTMITWLFTRGTSTESMCRYHGDHVTTYTMITWLFTRGTSTESMCRYHGDHVTTYTMITWLFTRGTSTESMCRYHGDHVTTYTMITWLFTQGTSTESMCRYHGDHVTTYTMITWLFTRGTSTESMCRYHGDHVTTYTMITWLFTQGTSTESMCRYHGDHVTTYTMITWLFTRGTSTESMCRYHGDHVITYTMITWLFTRGTSTESMCRYHGDHVTTYTMITWLFTRGTSTESMCRYHGDHVTTYTMITWLFTRGTSTESMCRYHGDHVTTYTMITWLFTQGTSTESMCRYHGDHVTTYTMITWLFTRGTSTESMCRYHGDHVTTYTMITWLFTRGTSTESMCRYHGDHVTTYTLCAFGFSLVHQ from the exons atgataaCGTGGCTAtttacacggggtaccagtactgagtccatgtgcaggtaTCATGGTGATCATGTGACCACATACACAATGATAACGTGGCTAtttacacggggtaccagtactgagtccatgtgcaggtaTCATGGTGATCATGTGACCACATACACAATGATAACGTGGCTAtttacacggggtaccagtactgagtccatgtgcag gtaTCATGGTGATCATGTGACCACATACACAATGATAACGTGGCTAtttacacggggtaccagtactgagtccatgtgcag gtaTCATGGTGATCATGTGACCACATACACAATGATAACGTGGCTAtttacacggggtaccagtactgagtccatgtgcaggtaTCATGGTGATCATGTGACCACATACACAATGATAACGTGGCTAtttacacagggtaccagtactgagtccatgtgcaggtaTCATGGTGATCATGTGACCACATACACAATGATAACGTGGCTAtttacacggggtaccagtactgagtccatgtgcaggtaTCATGGTGATCATGTGACCACATACACAATGATAACGTGGCTAtttacacagggtaccagtactgagtccatgtgcag gtaTCATGGTGATCATGTGACCACATACACAATGATAACGTGGCTAtttacacggggtaccagtactgagtccatgtgcaggtaTCATGGTGATCATGTGATCACATACACAATGATAACGTGGCTAtttacacggggtaccagtactgagtccatgtgcaggtaTCATGGTGATCATGTGACCACATACACAATGATAACGTGGCTAtttacacggggtaccagtactgagtccatgtgcaggtaTCATGGTGATCATGTGACCACATACACAATGATAACGTGGCTAtttacacggggtaccagtactgagtccatgtgcaggtaTCATGGTGATCATGTGACCACATACACAATGATAACGTGGCTAtttacacagggtaccagtactgagtccatgtgcaggtaTCATGGTGATCATGTGACCACATACACAATGATAACGTGGCTAtttacacggggtaccagtactgagtccatgtgcaggtaTCATGGTGATCATGTGACCACATACACAATGATAACGTGGCTAtttacacggggtaccagtactgagtccatgtgcaggtaTCATGGTGATCATGTGACCACATACACACTGTGTGCCTTTGGGTTCAGTTTGGTTCATCAGTAA
- the LOC127930694 gene encoding uncharacterized protein LOC127930694 isoform X11, with protein MITWLFTRGTSTESMCRYHGDHVTTYTMITWLFTRGTSTESMCRYHGDHVTTYTMITWLFTRGTSTESMCRYHGDHVTTYTMITWLFTRGTSTESMCRYHGDHVTTYTMITWLFTQGTSTESMCRYHGDHVTTYTMITWLFTRGTSTESMCRYHGDHVTTYTMITWLFTQGTSTESMCRYHGDHVTTYTMITWLFTRGTSTESMCRYHGDHVITYTMITWLFTRGTSTESMCRYHGDHVTTYTMITWLFTRGTSTESMCRYHGDHVTTYTMITWLFTRGTSTESMCRYHGDHVTTYTMITWLFTQGTSTESMCRYHGDHVTTYTMITWLFTRGTSTESMCRYHGDHVTTYTMITWLFTRGTSTESMCRYHGDHVTTYTLCAFGFSLVHQ; from the exons atgataaCGTGGCTAtttacacggggtaccagtactgagtccatgtgcaggtaTCATGGTGATCATGTGACCACATACACAATGATAACGTGGCTAtttacacggggtaccagtactgagtccatgtgcaggtaTCATGGTGATCATGTGACCACATACACAATGATAACGTGGCTAtttacacggggtaccagtactgagtccatgtgcag gtaTCATGGTGATCATGTGACCACATACACAATGATAACGTGGCTAtttacacggggtaccagtactgagtccatgtgcaggtaTCATGGTGATCATGTGACCACATACACAATGATAACGTGGCTAtttacacagggtaccagtactgagtccatgtgcaggtaTCATGGTGATCATGTGACCACATACACAATGATAACGTGGCTAtttacacggggtaccagtactgagtccatgtgcaggtaTCATGGTGATCATGTGACCACATACACAATGATAACGTGGCTAtttacacagggtaccagtactgagtccatgtgcag gtaTCATGGTGATCATGTGACCACATACACAATGATAACGTGGCTAtttacacggggtaccagtactgagtccatgtgcaggtaTCATGGTGATCATGTGATCACATACACAATGATAACGTGGCTAtttacacggggtaccagtactgagtccatgtgcaggtaTCATGGTGATCATGTGACCACATACACAATGATAACGTGGCTAtttacacggggtaccagtactgagtccatgtgcaggtaTCATGGTGATCATGTGACCACATACACAATGATAACGTGGCTAtttacacggggtaccagtactgagtccatgtgcaggtaTCATGGTGATCATGTGACCACATACACAATGATAACGTGGCTAtttacacagggtaccagtactgagtccatgtgcaggtaTCATGGTGATCATGTGACCACATACACAATGATAACGTGGCTAtttacacggggtaccagtactgagtccatgtgcaggtaTCATGGTGATCATGTGACCACATACACAATGATAACGTGGCTAtttacacggggtaccagtactgagtccatgtgcaggtaTCATGGTGATCATGTGACCACATACACACTGTGTGCCTTTGGGTTCAGTTTGGTTCATCAGTAA
- the LOC127930694 gene encoding uncharacterized protein LOC127930694 isoform X23: MITWLFTRGTSTESMCRYHGDHVTTYTMITWLFTRGTSTESMCRYHGDHVTTYTMITWLFTRGTSTESMCRYHGDHVTTYTMITWLFTRGTSTESMCRYHGDHVTTYTMITWLFTRGTSTESMCRYHGDHVITYTMITWLFTRGTSTESMCRYHGDHVTTYTMITWLFTRGTSTESMCRYHGDHVTTYTMITWLFTRGTSTESMCRYHGDHVTTYTMITWLFTQGTSTESMCRYHGDHVTTYTMITWLFTRGTSTESMCRYHGDHVTTYTMITWLFTRGTSTESMCRYHGDHVTTYTLCAFGFSLVHQ; encoded by the exons atgataaCGTGGCTAtttacacggggtaccagtactgagtccatgtgcaggtaTCATGGTGATCATGTGACCACATACACAATGATAACGTGGCTAtttacacggggtaccagtactgagtccatgtgcaggtaTCATGGTGATCATGTGACCACATACACAATGATAACGTGGCTAtttacacggggtaccagtactgagtccatgtgcag gtaTCATGGTGATCATGTGACCACATACACAATGATAACGTGGCTAtttacacggggtaccagtactgagtccatgtgcag gtaTCATGGTGATCATGTGACCACATACACAATGATAACGTGGCTAtttacacggggtaccagtactgagtccatgtgcaggtaTCATGGTGATCATGTGATCACATACACAATGATAACGTGGCTAtttacacggggtaccagtactgagtccatgtgcaggtaTCATGGTGATCATGTGACCACATACACAATGATAACGTGGCTAtttacacggggtaccagtactgagtccatgtgcaggtaTCATGGTGATCATGTGACCACATACACAATGATAACGTGGCTAtttacacggggtaccagtactgagtccatgtgcaggtaTCATGGTGATCATGTGACCACATACACAATGATAACGTGGCTAtttacacagggtaccagtactgagtccatgtgcaggtaTCATGGTGATCATGTGACCACATACACAATGATAACGTGGCTAtttacacggggtaccagtactgagtccatgtgcaggtaTCATGGTGATCATGTGACCACATACACAATGATAACGTGGCTAtttacacggggtaccagtactgagtccatgtgcaggtaTCATGGTGATCATGTGACCACATACACACTGTGTGCCTTTGGGTTCAGTTTGGTTCATCAGTAA
- the LOC127930694 gene encoding uncharacterized protein LOC127930694 isoform X15, with the protein MITWLFTRGTSTESMCRYHGDHVTTYTMITWLFTRGTSTESMCRYHGDHVTTYTMITWLFTRGTSTESMCRYHGDHVTTYTMITWLFTRGTSTESMCRYHGDHVTTYTMITWLFTRGTSTESMCRYHGDHVTTYTMITWLFTQGTSTESMCRYHGDHVTTYTMITWLFTRGTSTESMCRYHGDHVITYTMITWLFTRGTSTESMCRYHGDHVTTYTMITWLFTRGTSTESMCRYHGDHVTTYTMITWLFTRGTSTESMCRYHGDHVTTYTMITWLFTQGTSTESMCRYHGDHVTTYTMITWLFTRGTSTESMCRYHGDHVTTYTMITWLFTRGTSTESMCRYHGDHVTTYTLCAFGFSLVHQ; encoded by the exons atgataaCGTGGCTAtttacacggggtaccagtactgagtccatgtgcaggtaTCATGGTGATCATGTGACCACATACACAATGATAACGTGGCTAtttacacggggtaccagtactgagtccatgtgcaggtaTCATGGTGATCATGTGACCACATACACAATGATAACGTGGCTAtttacacggggtaccagtactgagtccatgtgcag gtaTCATGGTGATCATGTGACCACATACACAATGATAACGTGGCTAtttacacggggtaccagtactgagtccatgtgcag gtaTCATGGTGATCATGTGACCACATACACAATGATAACGTGGCTAtttacacggggtaccagtactgagtccatgtgcaggtaTCATGGTGATCATGTGACCACATACACAATGATAACGTGGCTAtttacacagggtaccagtactgagtccatgtgcag gtaTCATGGTGATCATGTGACCACATACACAATGATAACGTGGCTAtttacacggggtaccagtactgagtccatgtgcaggtaTCATGGTGATCATGTGATCACATACACAATGATAACGTGGCTAtttacacggggtaccagtactgagtccatgtgcaggtaTCATGGTGATCATGTGACCACATACACAATGATAACGTGGCTAtttacacggggtaccagtactgagtccatgtgcaggtaTCATGGTGATCATGTGACCACATACACAATGATAACGTGGCTAtttacacggggtaccagtactgagtccatgtgcaggtaTCATGGTGATCATGTGACCACATACACAATGATAACGTGGCTAtttacacagggtaccagtactgagtccatgtgcaggtaTCATGGTGATCATGTGACCACATACACAATGATAACGTGGCTAtttacacggggtaccagtactgagtccatgtgcaggtaTCATGGTGATCATGTGACCACATACACAATGATAACGTGGCTAtttacacggggtaccagtactgagtccatgtgcaggtaTCATGGTGATCATGTGACCACATACACACTGTGTGCCTTTGGGTTCAGTTTGGTTCATCAGTAA
- the LOC127930694 gene encoding uncharacterized protein LOC127930694 isoform X2, whose product MITWLFTRGTSTESMCRYHGDHVTTYTMITWLFTRGTSTESMCRYHGDHVTTYTMITWLFTRGTSTESMCRYHGDHVTTYTMITWLFTRGTSTESMCRYHGDHVITYTMITWLFTRGTSTESMCRYHGDHVTTYTMITWLFTQGTSTESMCRYHGDHVTTYTMITWLFTRGTSTESMCRYHGDHVTTYTMITWLFTRGTSTESMCRYHGDHVTTYTMITWLFTQGTSTESMCRYHGDHVTTYTMITWLFTRGTSTESMCRYHGDHVITYTMITWLFTRGTSTESMCRYHGDHVTTYTMITWLFTRGTSTESMCRYHGDHVTTYTMITWLFTRGTSTESMCRYHGDHVTTYTMITWLFTQGTSTESMCRYHGDHVTTYTMITWLFTRGTSTESMCRYHGDHVTTYTMITWLFTRGTSTESMCRYHGDHVTTYTLCAFGFSLVHQ is encoded by the exons atgataaCGTGGCTAtttacacggggtaccagtactgagtccatgtgcaggtaTCATGGTGATCATGTGACCACATACACAATGATAACGTGGCTAtttacacggggtaccagtactgagtccatgtgcaggtaTCATGGTGATCATGTGACCACATACACAATGATAACGTGGCTAtttacacggggtaccagtactgagtccatgtgcag gtaTCATGGTGATCATGTGACCACATACACAATGATAACGTGGCTAtttacacggggtaccagtactgagtccatgtgcaggtaTCATGGTGATCATGTGATCACATACACAATGATAACGTGGCTAtttacacggggtaccagtactgagtccatgtgcaggtaTCATGGTGATCATGTGACCACATACACAATGATAACGTGGCTAtttacacagggtaccagtactgagtccatgtgcaggtaTCATGGTGATCATGTGACCACATACACAATGATAACGTGGCTAtttacacggggtaccagtactgagtccatgtgcag gtaTCATGGTGATCATGTGACCACATACACAATGATAACGTGGCTAtttacacggggtaccagtactgagtccatgtgcaggtaTCATGGTGATCATGTGACCACATACACAATGATAACGTGGCTAtttacacagggtaccagtactgagtccatgtgcag gtaTCATGGTGATCATGTGACCACATACACAATGATAACGTGGCTAtttacacggggtaccagtactgagtccatgtgcaggtaTCATGGTGATCATGTGATCACATACACAATGATAACGTGGCTAtttacacggggtaccagtactgagtccatgtgcaggtaTCATGGTGATCATGTGACCACATACACAATGATAACGTGGCTAtttacacggggtaccagtactgagtccatgtgcaggtaTCATGGTGATCATGTGACCACATACACAATGATAACGTGGCTAtttacacggggtaccagtactgagtccatgtgcaggtaTCATGGTGATCATGTGACCACATACACAATGATAACGTGGCTAtttacacagggtaccagtactgagtccatgtgcaggtaTCATGGTGATCATGTGACCACATACACAATGATAACGTGGCTAtttacacggggtaccagtactgagtccatgtgcaggtaTCATGGTGATCATGTGACCACATACACAATGATAACGTGGCTAtttacacggggtaccagtactgagtccatgtgcaggtaTCATGGTGATCATGTGACCACATACACACTGTGTGCCTTTGGGTTCAGTTTGGTTCATCAGTAA
- the LOC127930694 gene encoding uncharacterized protein LOC127930694 isoform X19, whose product MITWLFTRGTSTESMCRYHGDHVTTYTMITWLFTRGTSTESMCRYHGDHVTTYTMITWLFTRGTSTESMCRYHGDHVTTYTMITWLFTRGTSTESMCRYHGDHVTTYTMITWLFTQGTSTESMCRYHGDHVTTYTMITWLFTRGTSTESMCRYHGDHVITYTMITWLFTRGTSTESMCRYHGDHVTTYTMITWLFTRGTSTESMCRYHGDHVTTYTMITWLFTRGTSTESMCRYHGDHVTTYTMITWLFTQGTSTESMCRYHGDHVTTYTMITWLFTRGTSTESMCRYHGDHVTTYTMITWLFTRGTSTESMCRYHGDHVTTYTLCAFGFSLVHQ is encoded by the exons atgataaCGTGGCTAtttacacggggtaccagtactgagtccatgtgcaggtaTCATGGTGATCATGTGACCACATACACAATGATAACGTGGCTAtttacacggggtaccagtactgagtccatgtgcaggtaTCATGGTGATCATGTGACCACATACACAATGATAACGTGGCTAtttacacggggtaccagtactgagtccatgtgcag gtaTCATGGTGATCATGTGACCACATACACAATGATAACGTGGCTAtttacacggggtaccagtactgagtccatgtgcaggtaTCATGGTGATCATGTGACCACATACACAATGATAACGTGGCTAtttacacagggtaccagtactgagtccatgtgcag gtaTCATGGTGATCATGTGACCACATACACAATGATAACGTGGCTAtttacacggggtaccagtactgagtccatgtgcaggtaTCATGGTGATCATGTGATCACATACACAATGATAACGTGGCTAtttacacggggtaccagtactgagtccatgtgcaggtaTCATGGTGATCATGTGACCACATACACAATGATAACGTGGCTAtttacacggggtaccagtactgagtccatgtgcaggtaTCATGGTGATCATGTGACCACATACACAATGATAACGTGGCTAtttacacggggtaccagtactgagtccatgtgcaggtaTCATGGTGATCATGTGACCACATACACAATGATAACGTGGCTAtttacacagggtaccagtactgagtccatgtgcaggtaTCATGGTGATCATGTGACCACATACACAATGATAACGTGGCTAtttacacggggtaccagtactgagtccatgtgcaggtaTCATGGTGATCATGTGACCACATACACAATGATAACGTGGCTAtttacacggggtaccagtactgagtccatgtgcaggtaTCATGGTGATCATGTGACCACATACACACTGTGTGCCTTTGGGTTCAGTTTGGTTCATCAGTAA